The Helianthus annuus cultivar XRQ/B chromosome 16, HanXRQr2.0-SUNRISE, whole genome shotgun sequence genome includes a window with the following:
- the LOC110944421 gene encoding ADP,ATP carrier protein 1, mitochondrial has protein sequence MNEQAYHPSVSQKIAGSPLASSITQLHASDHHGFKQPYLYPSKNYTNAPFQYPMQPQSILQPSPDDVQDLPKKGLERFKIDFLIGGVSAAVLKTIFAPLEGSVLLIENQFEMIKAGRLSHSYRSVGDCIARTIRDGGLVSLWRGNTANVIHSFTKQGLSFAFKDYFKKLFNIKKEIDGKSTSFACNLASGGAAGAASSFFVYSLDHARFLLENDAKAAMKGGRGRQFNGLIDVYKKTLTTNGIVGLYRRFNISCVGAIVYYGLYFGLYDTLEPALVNVDLQDSFFARLCMGWHITNLAGHASYPIETLRRRMLMTSGQAVKFKNPIDVFFDIVMNEGAKSLFKGVSSVPARAIVGAGVIAGYDGLQKLIFGKTYGSKVYLEHVLS, from the exons ATGAATGAACAAGCATATCATCCAAGTGTTTCCCAAAAGATAGCTGGGAGTCCTCTTGCATCAAGCATTACACAACTCCATGCTTCTGATCACCATGGTTTCAAACAACCATATCTATATCCTAGCAAGAACTACACAAATGCTCCCTTTCAGTACCCAATGCAGCCACAATCTATACTTCAACCATCTCCTGATGATGTTCAAGATCTACCTAAAAAAGGGTTAGAAAGGTTCAAGATTGATTTCCTTATCGGTGGAGTGTCTGCAGCCGTATTAAAAACGATTTTTGCCCCGTTAGAAGGTTCTGTGCTCTTGATCGAGAACCAGTTCGAGATGATCAAGGCCGGTCGGTTGTCTCATAGCTATAGAAGTGTTGGTGATTGCATTGCTCGAACCATCAGAGATGGAGGTCTTGTTTCATTGTGGCGAGGAAACACCGCGAATGTCATTCATTCCTTCACAAAACAG GGTTTGAGTTTTGCATTCAAAGATTACTTCAAGAAGCTTTTCAACATCAAGAAAGAGATAGATGGGAAATCGACATCGTTTGCATGTAATTTAGCATCTGGTGGTGCTGCTGGTGCTGCTTCTAGTTTCTTCGTGTATTCACTCGATCACGCAAGATTCCTATTGGAGAATGATGCTAAGGCTGCAATGAAAGGCGGAAGAGGAAGGCAGTTTAACGGCTTGATTGATGTTTATAAGAAGACACTAACCACTAATGGTATCGTTGGGCTTTATCGCAGGTTTAACATTTCGTGTGTTGGTGCAATCGTCTATTATGGCTTGTATTTCGGCTTATACGATACCTTGGAACCTGCCCTTGTCAATGTTGATCTTCAG GATAGTTTCTTTGCAAGACTTTGCATGGGTTGGCATATCACCAATCTAGCTGGACATGCGTCGTATCCGATTGAGACACTGAGAAGAAGAATGCTGATGACATCTGGTCAAGCAGTTAAGTTCAAGAATCCAATAGATGTGTTCTTTGATATAGTGATGAACGAAGGGGCTAAGTCTCTCTTCAAGGGTGTAAGTTCCGTCCCAGCCCGAGCCATTGTTGGTGCTGGTGTAATCGCGGGTTACGACGGATTGCAAAAGCTCATCTTTGGCAAGACATATGGATCAAAGGTTTACTTAGAGCATGTTTTGTCTTAA
- the LOC110864787 gene encoding uncharacterized protein LOC110864787 isoform X1, with protein sequence MPVDVVVLWQEVAEGKEAAGGKVWSLKRTWQQQENWATTREQGSNKDLSQINMVEAVLLRKNYLEAHETWVKYEGYLLEKYGEESSEHRELDKELWYRASGGKKRGKVYGLSNLKNDFSVQHHGKQDQEIERLNVIIQDIVKENEEEQERLNDIIAELVVEKEKDKARKRL encoded by the exons ATGCCGGTAGATGTCGTGGTTTTGTGGCAGGAGGTGGCAGAGGGCAAG GAGGCGGCAGGGGGCAAGGTGTGGTCACTGAAGAGAACATGGCAGCAACAAGAGAATTGGGCAACAACAAGAGAACAGGGCAGCAACAAG GATTTATCACAGATCAATATGGTGGAGGCAGTTTTGCTAAGAAAAAACTATCTGGAGGCACATGAGACTTGG GTGAAATATGAGGGATATCTTTTGGAGAAGTATGGGGAGGAAAGTAGCGAACACCGAGAACTTGACAAAGAAttgtg gTACCGAGCTTCCGGGGGAAAGAAGAGAGGAAAAGTATATGGGTTAAGCAATCTTAAGAATGATTTTAGTGTTCAGCATCATGGCAAACAAGACCAAGAG ATCGAAAGATTGAACGTGATTATCCAAGATATAGTgaaagaaaatgaagaagaacAAGAAAGGTTGAACGATATTATTGcggaattggtggtggaaaaAGAGAAAGATAAGGCGAGAAAGAGGCTATGA
- the LOC110864787 gene encoding uncharacterized protein LOC110864787 isoform X2: MARSTTDAGRCRGFVAGGGRGQGGGRGQGVVTEENMAATRELGNNKRTGQQQVLLRKNYLEAHETWVKYEGYLLEKYGEESSEHRELDKELWYRASGGKKRGKVYGLSNLKNDFSVQHHGKQDQEIERLNVIIQDIVKENEEEQERLNDIIAELVVEKEKDKARKRL; this comes from the exons ATGGCACGTAGTACAACAGATGCCGGTAGATGTCGTGGTTTTGTGGCAGGAGGTGGCAGAGGGCAAG GAGGCGGCAGGGGGCAAGGTGTGGTCACTGAAGAGAACATGGCAGCAACAAGAGAATTGGGCAACAACAAGAGAACAGGGCAGCAACAAG TTTTGCTAAGAAAAAACTATCTGGAGGCACATGAGACTTGG GTGAAATATGAGGGATATCTTTTGGAGAAGTATGGGGAGGAAAGTAGCGAACACCGAGAACTTGACAAAGAAttgtg gTACCGAGCTTCCGGGGGAAAGAAGAGAGGAAAAGTATATGGGTTAAGCAATCTTAAGAATGATTTTAGTGTTCAGCATCATGGCAAACAAGACCAAGAG ATCGAAAGATTGAACGTGATTATCCAAGATATAGTgaaagaaaatgaagaagaacAAGAAAGGTTGAACGATATTATTGcggaattggtggtggaaaaAGAGAAAGATAAGGCGAGAAAGAGGCTATGA